A portion of the Juglans microcarpa x Juglans regia isolate MS1-56 chromosome 1D, Jm3101_v1.0, whole genome shotgun sequence genome contains these proteins:
- the LOC121256887 gene encoding inactive glucose-1-phosphate adenylyltransferase small subunit 2, chloroplastic isoform X3, giving the protein MVILQLSLPISMDLQKNGAINGSARIRRKRTSKFHCTLPPRLFISNSQQPQYPNLLFPSTNQSVAAIVLEDGSRSKLYPLTKKISEGAIPIAANYRLVDAVVSNCINSNINRIYALTQFNSTSLNSHLSRAYAVQGLGKEGFVEVITAYQSLEDDDWFQGAADAVRRCLWLMEEYPVTEFLILPGHHLYKMDYQKIIEAHRNSRADMTIAALSAGREQDPNFGILRLNSENQVLEFRLKSDSEPITFVSEESPMKCNDIAYREFSSMGIYVINRDIMVKLLREHFPKANDFASEVIPGAISLGMKVQAFLFDGYWEDMRSIEAFYLANMESTKKADMAFNSFFDKKSPIYTLPRVLPPTHVTDAIIIDSVIGDGCILGRCKIKGTVVGMKTRIGDGAVIEDSVIMGSDIYQMEDIQRSGVDRKGLDIPIGIGEDTQIRKAIIDKNARIGRNVLIINKDSVREGNSEANGYMISEGIVVVLHSAVIPNGSII; this is encoded by the exons ATGGTGATATTGCAGCTTTCTCTTCCTATATCCATGGATCTCCAAAAAAATGGTGCCATTAATGGATCAGCAAGAATTCGCCGAAAACGTACATCAAAGTTCCATTGTACACTTCCTCCAAGATTGTTCATATCCAATTCACAGCAGCCTCAGTATCCCAATTTGCTGTTTCCCTCAACTAATCAG AGTGTAGCAGCTATTGTGTTAGAAGATGGATCGCGGTCAAAGCTTTACCCATTGACGAAGAAAATATCAGAAGGGGCCATTCCTATAGCAGCAAATTACAGACTCGTTGATGCAGTGGTCAGCAACTGCATTAACAGTAACATAAACAGAATATATGCTCtcactcaattcaattcaacttctCTCAATTCCCACCTTTCCAGAGCTTATGCTGTACAAGGTCTTGGAAAAGAGGGATTCGTTGAAGTTATCACTGCTTACCAGAGCCTTGAAGACGATGACTGGTTTCAG GGAGCTGCAGATGCTGTTAGAAGATGCTTGTGGTTGATGGAAGAGTATCCCGTGACTGAGTTTCTGATCCTTCCTGGCCACCATCTCTACAAAATGGACTACCAGAAAATCATAGAAGCACATCGAAACAGCAGGGCTGACATGACTATTGCAGCATTGAGTGCTGGGAGAGAGCAAGACCCAAATTTTGGCATTTTGAGATTGAATTCAGAAAATCAAGTTCTAGAGTTTAGATTGAAGTCAGATAGTGAGCCAATCACTTTTGTTTCA GAGGAAAGCCCAATGAAATGCAATGATATTGCATATCGAGAATTTTCAAGTATGGGAATATATGTCATTAATAGAGATATAATGGTAAAGCTTCTAAGAGAACATTTTCCCAAGGCAAATGACTTCGCAAGTGAAGTAATACCAGGTGCAATATCCTTAGGAATGAAG GTACAAGCTTTTCTCTTTGATGGGTACTGGGAAGACATGAGGAGCATTGAAGCATTCTACCTAGCAAATATGGAAAGTACAAAGAAAGCAGACATGGCATTTAA CAGCTTCTTTGATAAAAAGTCTCCCATCTACACTTTACCTCGGGTTCTGCCTCCAACTCATGTGACTGATGCTATAATAATAGACAGCGTCATTGGAGATGGTTGCATTCTCGGT AGGTGCAAGATCAAAGGTACAGTAGTCGGTATGAAGACAAGAATTGGAGATGGGGCTGTAATAGAGGACTCAGTGATCATGGGTTCTGATATTTATCAA ATGGAAGATATTCAGCGGAGTGGCGTGGACAGGAAGGGCCTAGATATTCCTATAGGAATTGGCGAAGATACTCAAATAAGGAAGGCCATTATAGATAAGAATGCAAGAATTGGCAGAAATGTTTTG ATTATAAACAAAGACAGCGTCAGAGAAGGGAACAGTGAAGCCAATGGGTACATGATCAGTGAGGGAATTGTGGTTGTTCTTCATAGTGCAGTCATCCCCAACGGCAGCATTATATGA
- the LOC121256887 gene encoding inactive glucose-1-phosphate adenylyltransferase small subunit 2, chloroplastic isoform X1: MVILQLSLPISMDLQKNGAINGSARIRRKRTSKFHCTLPPRLFISNSQQPQYPNLLFPSTNQSVAAIVLEDGSRSKLYPLTKKISEGAIPIAANYRLVDAVVSNCINSNINRIYALTQFNSTSLNSHLSRAYAVQGLGKEGFVEVITAYQSLEDDDWFQGAADAVRRCLWLMEEYPVTEFLILPGHHLYKMDYQKIIEAHRNSRADMTIAALSAGREQDPNFGILRLNSENQVLEFRLKSDSEPITFVSVGFPPSSALLKFYSFWGSSLRMFTSEIQEESPMKCNDIAYREFSSMGIYVINRDIMVKLLREHFPKANDFASEVIPGAISLGMKVQAFLFDGYWEDMRSIEAFYLANMESTKKADMAFNSFFDKKSPIYTLPRVLPPTHVTDAIIIDSVIGDGCILGRCKIKGTVVGMKTRIGDGAVIEDSVIMGSDIYQMEDIQRSGVDRKGLDIPIGIGEDTQIRKAIIDKNARIGRNVLIINKDSVREGNSEANGYMISEGIVVVLHSAVIPNGSII; this comes from the exons ATGGTGATATTGCAGCTTTCTCTTCCTATATCCATGGATCTCCAAAAAAATGGTGCCATTAATGGATCAGCAAGAATTCGCCGAAAACGTACATCAAAGTTCCATTGTACACTTCCTCCAAGATTGTTCATATCCAATTCACAGCAGCCTCAGTATCCCAATTTGCTGTTTCCCTCAACTAATCAG AGTGTAGCAGCTATTGTGTTAGAAGATGGATCGCGGTCAAAGCTTTACCCATTGACGAAGAAAATATCAGAAGGGGCCATTCCTATAGCAGCAAATTACAGACTCGTTGATGCAGTGGTCAGCAACTGCATTAACAGTAACATAAACAGAATATATGCTCtcactcaattcaattcaacttctCTCAATTCCCACCTTTCCAGAGCTTATGCTGTACAAGGTCTTGGAAAAGAGGGATTCGTTGAAGTTATCACTGCTTACCAGAGCCTTGAAGACGATGACTGGTTTCAG GGAGCTGCAGATGCTGTTAGAAGATGCTTGTGGTTGATGGAAGAGTATCCCGTGACTGAGTTTCTGATCCTTCCTGGCCACCATCTCTACAAAATGGACTACCAGAAAATCATAGAAGCACATCGAAACAGCAGGGCTGACATGACTATTGCAGCATTGAGTGCTGGGAGAGAGCAAGACCCAAATTTTGGCATTTTGAGATTGAATTCAGAAAATCAAGTTCTAGAGTTTAGATTGAAGTCAGATAGTGAGCCAATCACTTTTGTTTCAGTAGGTTTCCCCCCAAGCTCCGCACTGcttaaattttatagtttttggGGGAGTTCTCTGAGGATGTTTACTTCTGAAATTCAGGAGGAAAGCCCAATGAAATGCAATGATATTGCATATCGAGAATTTTCAAGTATGGGAATATATGTCATTAATAGAGATATAATGGTAAAGCTTCTAAGAGAACATTTTCCCAAGGCAAATGACTTCGCAAGTGAAGTAATACCAGGTGCAATATCCTTAGGAATGAAG GTACAAGCTTTTCTCTTTGATGGGTACTGGGAAGACATGAGGAGCATTGAAGCATTCTACCTAGCAAATATGGAAAGTACAAAGAAAGCAGACATGGCATTTAA CAGCTTCTTTGATAAAAAGTCTCCCATCTACACTTTACCTCGGGTTCTGCCTCCAACTCATGTGACTGATGCTATAATAATAGACAGCGTCATTGGAGATGGTTGCATTCTCGGT AGGTGCAAGATCAAAGGTACAGTAGTCGGTATGAAGACAAGAATTGGAGATGGGGCTGTAATAGAGGACTCAGTGATCATGGGTTCTGATATTTATCAA ATGGAAGATATTCAGCGGAGTGGCGTGGACAGGAAGGGCCTAGATATTCCTATAGGAATTGGCGAAGATACTCAAATAAGGAAGGCCATTATAGATAAGAATGCAAGAATTGGCAGAAATGTTTTG ATTATAAACAAAGACAGCGTCAGAGAAGGGAACAGTGAAGCCAATGGGTACATGATCAGTGAGGGAATTGTGGTTGTTCTTCATAGTGCAGTCATCCCCAACGGCAGCATTATATGA
- the LOC121256887 gene encoding inactive glucose-1-phosphate adenylyltransferase small subunit 2, chloroplastic isoform X2, translating into MVILQLSLPISMDLQKNGAINGSARIRRKRTSKFHCTLPPRLFISNSQQPQYPNLLFPSTNQSVAAIVLEDGSRSKLYPLTKKISEGAIPIAANYRLVDAVVSNCINSNINRIYALTQFNSTSLNSHLSRAYAVQGLGKEGFVEVITAYQSLEDDDWFQGAADAVRRCLWLMEEYPVTEFLILPGHHLYKMDYQKIIEAHRNSRADMTIAALSAGREQDPNFGILRLNSENQVLEFRLKSDSEPITFVSVGFPPSSALLKFYSFWGSSLRMFTSEIQEESPMKCNDIAYREFSSMGIYVINRDIMVKLLREHFPKANDFASEVIPGAISLGMKVQAFLFDGYWEDMRSIEAFYLANMESTKKADMAFNFFDKKSPIYTLPRVLPPTHVTDAIIIDSVIGDGCILGRCKIKGTVVGMKTRIGDGAVIEDSVIMGSDIYQMEDIQRSGVDRKGLDIPIGIGEDTQIRKAIIDKNARIGRNVLIINKDSVREGNSEANGYMISEGIVVVLHSAVIPNGSII; encoded by the exons ATGGTGATATTGCAGCTTTCTCTTCCTATATCCATGGATCTCCAAAAAAATGGTGCCATTAATGGATCAGCAAGAATTCGCCGAAAACGTACATCAAAGTTCCATTGTACACTTCCTCCAAGATTGTTCATATCCAATTCACAGCAGCCTCAGTATCCCAATTTGCTGTTTCCCTCAACTAATCAG AGTGTAGCAGCTATTGTGTTAGAAGATGGATCGCGGTCAAAGCTTTACCCATTGACGAAGAAAATATCAGAAGGGGCCATTCCTATAGCAGCAAATTACAGACTCGTTGATGCAGTGGTCAGCAACTGCATTAACAGTAACATAAACAGAATATATGCTCtcactcaattcaattcaacttctCTCAATTCCCACCTTTCCAGAGCTTATGCTGTACAAGGTCTTGGAAAAGAGGGATTCGTTGAAGTTATCACTGCTTACCAGAGCCTTGAAGACGATGACTGGTTTCAG GGAGCTGCAGATGCTGTTAGAAGATGCTTGTGGTTGATGGAAGAGTATCCCGTGACTGAGTTTCTGATCCTTCCTGGCCACCATCTCTACAAAATGGACTACCAGAAAATCATAGAAGCACATCGAAACAGCAGGGCTGACATGACTATTGCAGCATTGAGTGCTGGGAGAGAGCAAGACCCAAATTTTGGCATTTTGAGATTGAATTCAGAAAATCAAGTTCTAGAGTTTAGATTGAAGTCAGATAGTGAGCCAATCACTTTTGTTTCAGTAGGTTTCCCCCCAAGCTCCGCACTGcttaaattttatagtttttggGGGAGTTCTCTGAGGATGTTTACTTCTGAAATTCAGGAGGAAAGCCCAATGAAATGCAATGATATTGCATATCGAGAATTTTCAAGTATGGGAATATATGTCATTAATAGAGATATAATGGTAAAGCTTCTAAGAGAACATTTTCCCAAGGCAAATGACTTCGCAAGTGAAGTAATACCAGGTGCAATATCCTTAGGAATGAAG GTACAAGCTTTTCTCTTTGATGGGTACTGGGAAGACATGAGGAGCATTGAAGCATTCTACCTAGCAAATATGGAAAGTACAAAGAAAGCAGACATGGCATTTAA CTTCTTTGATAAAAAGTCTCCCATCTACACTTTACCTCGGGTTCTGCCTCCAACTCATGTGACTGATGCTATAATAATAGACAGCGTCATTGGAGATGGTTGCATTCTCGGT AGGTGCAAGATCAAAGGTACAGTAGTCGGTATGAAGACAAGAATTGGAGATGGGGCTGTAATAGAGGACTCAGTGATCATGGGTTCTGATATTTATCAA ATGGAAGATATTCAGCGGAGTGGCGTGGACAGGAAGGGCCTAGATATTCCTATAGGAATTGGCGAAGATACTCAAATAAGGAAGGCCATTATAGATAAGAATGCAAGAATTGGCAGAAATGTTTTG ATTATAAACAAAGACAGCGTCAGAGAAGGGAACAGTGAAGCCAATGGGTACATGATCAGTGAGGGAATTGTGGTTGTTCTTCATAGTGCAGTCATCCCCAACGGCAGCATTATATGA
- the LOC121256887 gene encoding inactive glucose-1-phosphate adenylyltransferase small subunit 2, chloroplastic isoform X4, translating into MVILQLSLPISMDLQKNGAINGSARIRRKRTSKFHCTLPPRLFISNSQQPQYPNLLFPSTNQSVAAIVLEDGSRSKLYPLTKKISEGAIPIAANYRLVDAVVSNCINSNINRIYALTQFNSTSLNSHLSRAYAVQGLGKEGFVEVITAYQSLEDDDWFQGAADAVRRCLWLMEEYPVTEFLILPGHHLYKMDYQKIIEAHRNSRADMTIAALSAGREQDPNFGILRLNSENQVLEFRLKSDSEPITFVSEESPMKCNDIAYREFSSMGIYVINRDIMVKLLREHFPKANDFASEVIPGAISLGMKVQAFLFDGYWEDMRSIEAFYLANMESTKKADMAFNFFDKKSPIYTLPRVLPPTHVTDAIIIDSVIGDGCILGRCKIKGTVVGMKTRIGDGAVIEDSVIMGSDIYQMEDIQRSGVDRKGLDIPIGIGEDTQIRKAIIDKNARIGRNVLIINKDSVREGNSEANGYMISEGIVVVLHSAVIPNGSII; encoded by the exons ATGGTGATATTGCAGCTTTCTCTTCCTATATCCATGGATCTCCAAAAAAATGGTGCCATTAATGGATCAGCAAGAATTCGCCGAAAACGTACATCAAAGTTCCATTGTACACTTCCTCCAAGATTGTTCATATCCAATTCACAGCAGCCTCAGTATCCCAATTTGCTGTTTCCCTCAACTAATCAG AGTGTAGCAGCTATTGTGTTAGAAGATGGATCGCGGTCAAAGCTTTACCCATTGACGAAGAAAATATCAGAAGGGGCCATTCCTATAGCAGCAAATTACAGACTCGTTGATGCAGTGGTCAGCAACTGCATTAACAGTAACATAAACAGAATATATGCTCtcactcaattcaattcaacttctCTCAATTCCCACCTTTCCAGAGCTTATGCTGTACAAGGTCTTGGAAAAGAGGGATTCGTTGAAGTTATCACTGCTTACCAGAGCCTTGAAGACGATGACTGGTTTCAG GGAGCTGCAGATGCTGTTAGAAGATGCTTGTGGTTGATGGAAGAGTATCCCGTGACTGAGTTTCTGATCCTTCCTGGCCACCATCTCTACAAAATGGACTACCAGAAAATCATAGAAGCACATCGAAACAGCAGGGCTGACATGACTATTGCAGCATTGAGTGCTGGGAGAGAGCAAGACCCAAATTTTGGCATTTTGAGATTGAATTCAGAAAATCAAGTTCTAGAGTTTAGATTGAAGTCAGATAGTGAGCCAATCACTTTTGTTTCA GAGGAAAGCCCAATGAAATGCAATGATATTGCATATCGAGAATTTTCAAGTATGGGAATATATGTCATTAATAGAGATATAATGGTAAAGCTTCTAAGAGAACATTTTCCCAAGGCAAATGACTTCGCAAGTGAAGTAATACCAGGTGCAATATCCTTAGGAATGAAG GTACAAGCTTTTCTCTTTGATGGGTACTGGGAAGACATGAGGAGCATTGAAGCATTCTACCTAGCAAATATGGAAAGTACAAAGAAAGCAGACATGGCATTTAA CTTCTTTGATAAAAAGTCTCCCATCTACACTTTACCTCGGGTTCTGCCTCCAACTCATGTGACTGATGCTATAATAATAGACAGCGTCATTGGAGATGGTTGCATTCTCGGT AGGTGCAAGATCAAAGGTACAGTAGTCGGTATGAAGACAAGAATTGGAGATGGGGCTGTAATAGAGGACTCAGTGATCATGGGTTCTGATATTTATCAA ATGGAAGATATTCAGCGGAGTGGCGTGGACAGGAAGGGCCTAGATATTCCTATAGGAATTGGCGAAGATACTCAAATAAGGAAGGCCATTATAGATAAGAATGCAAGAATTGGCAGAAATGTTTTG ATTATAAACAAAGACAGCGTCAGAGAAGGGAACAGTGAAGCCAATGGGTACATGATCAGTGAGGGAATTGTGGTTGTTCTTCATAGTGCAGTCATCCCCAACGGCAGCATTATATGA
- the LOC121256922 gene encoding uncharacterized protein LOC121256922, producing the protein MASSDTPEVVERDVKDKERKEDEKDEEKGGFIEKVKDFIHDIGEKIEGAIGFGKPTADVTEIHIPLINLEKAEIVVDVLVKNPNPVPIPLIDINYLVESNGRKLVSGLIPDAGTIKAHGEETVKIPIKLVYDDIKNTYDDIKPGSIVPYRIKVDFLVDVPVFGRLTIPLEKTGEMPIPYKPDIDVEKIKFERFSFEETVAVLHVKLENKNDFDLGLNSLDYEVWLADVSIGGAELSKSTKLDKNGISYIDLPITFRPKEFGSALWDMMRGKGTGYSMKGHINVDTPFGAMNLPISKEGGTTSLKKNKEDGGDEDDEEEE; encoded by the exons ATGGCTTCATCTGATACGCCTGAAGTAGTTGAAAGGGATGTTAAGGACAAAGAGCGCAAGGAAGATgagaaagatgaagagaaagGGGGATTTATTGAGAAGGTGAAGGATTTCATTCATGACATTGGCGAGAAGATTGAGGGAGCTATTGGATTTGGAAAGCCAACTGCGGATGTTACTGAGATTCACATCCCTCTTATCAATCTTGAAAAGGCAGAGATTGTTGTTGATGTTCTTGTAAAGAACCCAAATCCCGTCCCCATCCCGCTGATTGACATAAACTACTTGGTTGAGAGTAATGGAAGGAAACTAGTTTCAGGGTTGATCCCAGATGCCGGGACGATCAAAGCACATGGAGAGGAGACAGTCAAAATTCCAATTAAGCTAGTTTATGATGATATAAAAAACACATATGATGATATCAAGCCTGGAAGCATAGTTCCATATAGGATCAAGGTTGACTTCCTTGTGGACGTGCCTGTTTTTGGTAGGCTGACTATACCACTTGAGAAAACTGGAGAGATGCCCATACCATACAAGCCTGATATTgatgttgagaaaattaaatttgagaggTTCTCTTTTGAAGAAACTGTTGCAGTTCTTCATGTGAAATTGGAAAATAAGAACGACTTTGACTTGGGACTAAATTCACTAGACTATGAGGTTTGGCTTGCTGATGTGAGCATTGGAGGTGCAGAACTCTCAAAATCCACAAAACTTGATAAGAATGGAATAAGTTACATTGATCTTCCCATCACCTTCAGGCCTAAAGAATTTGGCTCTGCACTTTGGGACATGATGAGAGGAAAAGGCACTGGTTACTCCATGAAAGGGCATATTAATGTAGATACACCCTTTGGAGCAATGAATTTACCCATCAGCAAGGAGGGAGGTACTACCAGTCTCAAGAAGAACAAAGAAGATGGTGGGGATGAAGATGACGAGGAGGAG GAATAG
- the LOC121256927 gene encoding ARGOS-like protein gives MRFELPEVDLRLLKGLICLQNHSASCIMDARSIKVPGPLFEGKKIEYQRSLSHGKGSSRRLLAASYFSLESLLLLVCLTASLLILPLILPPLPPPPFMLLLLPIGILAVLMVLAFMPSNVRDITYTYV, from the coding sequence ATGAGATTTGAACTTCCTGAGGTGGATCTGAGATTGTTGAAAGGTTTGATTTGTTTACAAAATCATTCTGCAAGTTGCATTATGGATGCGAGATCAATAAAGGTTCCTGGCCCTCTGTTTGAAGGAAAGAAGATTGAATACCAACGCAGCCTATCACATGGGAAGGGGAGCAGCAGAAGATTGTTGGCTGCAAGTTACTTCAGCTTAGAGTCATTGCTTTTGCTCGTATGTCTCACGGCTTCTTTGCTGATTCTTCCATTGATACTTCCACCTTTGCCTCCCCCACCATTCATGCTGCTTCTGCTTCCCATAGGGATCCTAGCTGTTCTTATGGTTTTGGCTTTCATGCCTTCTAATGTGAGGGATATAACCTATACATATGTGTAA
- the LOC121256916 gene encoding ankyrin repeat protein SKIP35-like produces MEAEISVVGCQEKNSEDSMFVEMETEENGIDSPRNGSEQGEESDVVFSREGSLVRKELILSGGCCCNVKKLKSRIITTDSEVGKKEKLGHEKKLSRQDRIELGRLFQGAASSHDWELAESLILLADPQTLNDALCITLDSIWFLSTQQELHGITGLIKKIIANGAYDFTRAALRTSFLASCVSACQSRTMSLADTVAVMAQRLHERLQECNGDEVLKAEASAKVQKFTEWALKCIGFHSRCQGNKDRVSHSSVVEIQLQLSAFKTFLDLAGNQLTGKDFTEAFDAACFPLTLFSSSFDPGWATGISATAIQGLLGMLVEGGADNVNQCFLEASRFGSTELVRILLQIAQRNSLDLDVDLALGFASHYCKIGTMECLVEEGNAIAFLGPLMRAAERGCMQVVDWFVKRGCRDMELCLALTAATSSSQVGVAAYLLPCVPQNVLATLSIEILKAAGERSGGSLDGVGFLLCSDFLGDPAATYAVADSIARSDDEAVAPELRSFLREYWSEAAFLDGQRQGQEHYMNLVRILKWGGSPICLRDLPGPLKVAIAYLPLYRECMKAGGCLMSQRLRGQLVEAVRRLGGGVFQEVNQGRELLAVLEHHLPPFLVHTSWLT; encoded by the exons ATGGAAGCGGAGATATCTGTTGTGGGGTGTCaggaaaaaaatagtgaagACTCCATGTTTGTGGAAATGGAAACTGAAGAAAATGGAATTGATAGTCCAAGGAATGGCTCAGAGCAAGGCGAGGAAAGTGATGTGGTATTCTCTAGAGAAGGATCTCTTGTGAGGAAAGAGTTGATATTATCTGGTGGTTGTTGTTGCAATGTCAAGAAGCTCAAATCCAGGATTATTACAACAGATTCCGAggttggaaagaaagaaaaacttggGCATGAGAAGAAGCTTAGTAGACAAGACAGGATTGAGTTGGGTCGGTTGTTTCAAGGTGCCGCGAGTTCTCACGATTGGGAGCTTGCAGAgagtttgattttgttggcagATCCACAGACCCTTAATGATGCTTTGTGCATAACATTGGACTCCATCTGGTTCCTGAGCACACAGCAAGAGCTTCATGGGATTACGGGATTGATTAAGAAGATCATTGCCAATGGTGCTTATGACTTTACTAGAGCTGCTTTGAGGACTTCATTTCTAGCTTCGTGCGTCTCCGCATGCCAGAGCCGAACAATGAGTCTTGCTGATACGGTCGCTGTAATGGCTCAGAG GTTGCATGAGCGTCTTCAGGAGTGTAATGGGGATGAGGTCTTGAAGGCAGAAGCTAGTGCTAAGGTTCAAAAGTTTACTGAATGGGCTCTAAAATGTATAGGCTTCCATTCTCGTTGCCAGGGCAATAAGGATAGGGTGAGTCACAGCTCAGTTGTTGAGATCCAACTCCAGTTATCTGCTTTCAAGACATTTTTAGATCTTGCTGGCAACCAACTTACTGGAAAGGACTTTACAGAGGCCTTTGATGCGGCCTGCTTCCCCCTCACTCTCTTCTCTAGCTCGTTTGATCCTGGTTGGGCAACTGGGATATCAGCAACTGCAATCCAAGGATTGTTGGGTATGTTGGTAGAGGGTGGTGCTGACAATGTCAATCAATGTTTCCTTGAAGCCTCACGTTTTGGGAGTACAGAACTTGTGCGCATCTTATTGCAG aTTGCCCAAAGAAACAGCTTGGATCTTGATGTCGACCTTGCTTTGGGCTTTGCTTCCCACTACTGCAAGATCGGCACTATGGAATGTCTGGTGGAAGAGGGTAACGCCATTGCTTTTTTGGGCCCTTTGATGAGAGCTGCTGAGAGAGGGTGTATGCAGGTTGTGGACTGGTTTGTGAAAAGGGGTTGCCGAGACATGGAGCTTTGCCTTGCCCTCACAGCTGCCACTTCAAGCAGTCAAGTAGGTGTTGCTGCCTATCTTCTTCCATGTGTTCCTCAGAATGTCCTTGCAACACTCAGCATTGAGATTCTCAAGGCTGCTGGTGAACGGAGTGGTGGGTCCCTTGATGGTGTAGGATTTCTTCTCTGTTCGGACTTCTTGGGCGATCCAGCAGCTACTTATGCTGTTGCGGACAGTATTGCTAGGTCTGATGATGAGGCTGTAGCCCCTGAGCTAAGGTCTTTTCTTCGAGAGTATTGGTCAGAGGCAGCTTTCTTGGATGGACAAAGGCAAGGACAAGAACATTACATGAACCTTGTGAGGATTTTGAAGTGGGGTGGATCTCCTATTTGCTTGAGAGATCTTCCGGGTCCTCTGAAGGTGGCAATTGCTTACCTGCCGCTGTATAGGGAATGTATGAAGGCGGGTGGTTGTTTGATGTCTCAAAGGCTAAGAGGCCAGCTTGTTGAAGCAGTGAGGAGGCTTGGAGGTGGGGTCTTTCAAGAGGTGAACCAGGGCAGAGAACTCCTAGCTGTTTTGGAGCATCATCTTCCTCCATTTTTGGTTCATACGTCCTGGCTTACCTAG